The Streptomyces sp. DG1A-41 genomic sequence CAGGACGACCTGCGCGCCTGCCACGCGGGCAAGAGCGTTCTGACCGAGCGCTGGAGTCCGCTGGGCCGGGGCACGACCCTGCTTCAGGATCCCGCCGTGGCGCGGATCGCCTAGGCGCACGGCGTGACGCCCGGGCAGGTCGTGCTGCGCTGGCACACGCAGCTGGGCGCGGTGCCCATCCCGAAGTCGGCGAACCCCGAGCGGCAGCGCGAGAACCTCGACGTCTTCGGCTCCGAGTGGAGCGAGGACGAGATGGCCGCCGTCGGACCGGGCGCACCGGCGGGTCGGCGCGGACCTCGAGGTGCACGAGGAGTTCTGACGGGTACCCGGGGCCCGGCGAGGCAGGAAGGAGCCGCAGGTGGCCGAGCGGGACCGGCTGCGGGACTACCGCGGCAAGCGCGACTTCGGCCGGACCGGCGAGCCCCGTGGCAGCGGGGAGCCCGCCGGGGACCGGCCCCGGTTCGTGGTGCAGATCCATGACGCGAGCACGATGCACTTCGACTTCCGGTTGCAGGTGGACGACGTCCTGAAGTCCTGGTCGATCCCCAAGGGCCCCTCGGCTGATCCGAAGGACAAGCGGCTGGCCGTGCCCACGGAGGACCATCCGCTGGAGTACGAGGAGTTCGAGGGAGTGATCCCCCGCGGCGAGTACGGCGGCGGCACGGTGATCGTCTGGGACCACGGCACGTACGAGCCGCTGAGCCACGACCGCAGGGGACGGCCGGTGGACTTCGCCGAGTCGCTGGAGCGCGGGCACGCCACGTTCCGGCTGAACGGGGCGAAGCTGCGCGGCGAGTACGCCCTGACCCGGTTCCGCGGCGGTCAGGGCGGTGACGGCGAGGAGGCCTGGCTGCTGGTGAAACGGGCCGGGGGCGCCCGTACACACGGGGCTCCCGATCCGCGCCGCGCGCGTTCGGCCGTGTCCGGGCGCACCCTCGCCCAGGTCGTCTCGGACGCGGCCGGGGAGTGAACGGCGATGGCCGGTTGCCTTTAGACCCTGCCCGAGGGGCAGCGGCGGCTTCTCGGGGTGGCCCGTCCGGGGGCGGAACTGGCCGCGCGCCCGACGCTCGCCACGCTGAGCGACCGGCGGGACTTCTCGGACGCGGACGAGGAATGGGGTTCGAGCGGAAGTCATGGACAGGTTTCGGCGCCGTCCGTTGTCCATGTGGGCCAGGACCCGTCCGGTCAGCGGAGAGTTCCACCGGACAGGCCCTGGCGGATTGAGAGGGGGTGTTACCCCCATTACCTTCTTGATCGGCGCCGCAATCGGGGTCTCGGACTCCGGGCCCGGCATGACCGGTGCCGCGCGGCGTTGTTCGACGAGTGAGGGAAATGTGTCCGTGCACCACTTGGGAGACGGTTCCTTGACCGCGAGGGGGTTGAGTTCCCACGCGTCGACGGTGCAGCCGAGGCGGGCGCCGGGCGATGTGCGGACCTGTAGTCGCCAGGGGCCGGGGCCTGTGGGTAGCAGCGCAGGGTGAGGACCTGTCCGGTCGAGGTGAGGAAGATTTCGGCGATGGAGTGGTCGACTACCAGGCGCAGGTCGATCGGTTGGTCGGTGGGGCGGAGGGAGTGCGGAGGCGGTTCGCGCGTGGCGGTGTCCGGATGGAGGGCCCCGTCGCGGTGGGGTTATTCCTTGACGGCGCCCGCGTTGGCGCCCTGGACGAAGTACCGCTGGAAGCAGAAGAACAGCACGGCGA encodes the following:
- a CDS encoding DNA polymerase ligase N-terminal domain-containing protein — translated: MAERDRLRDYRGKRDFGRTGEPRGSGEPAGDRPRFVVQIHDASTMHFDFRLQVDDVLKSWSIPKGPSADPKDKRLAVPTEDHPLEYEEFEGVIPRGEYGGGTVIVWDHGTYEPLSHDRRGRPVDFAESLERGHATFRLNGAKLRGEYALTRFRGGQGGDGEEAWLLVKRAGGARTHGAPDPRRARSAVSGRTLAQVVSDAAGE